A part of Cryptococcus neoformans var. grubii H99 chromosome 6, complete sequence genomic DNA contains:
- a CDS encoding copper chaperone, whose translation MAAPGTIITSTPGAIPTGPAYQYSVKMTCTGCSGAINRVLGKNITAPNAYHISLPKQLVLVWGPSLPPFETVTEKIAKTGKTINAKEVVEDASTLPALEAAA comes from the exons ATGGCTGCT CCTGGAACCATCATCACTTCTACGCCCGGCGCTATTCCCACAGGTCCCGCTTACCAATACAGCGTCAAGATGACTTGTACTGGATGCTCCGGTGCCATCAACAGGGTCTTGGGGAAAAATATTACTGCCC CCAACGCGTACCACATTTCCCTGCCCAAGCAGCTTGTCCTCGTCTGGGGTCCTTCATTACCTCCTTTTGAGACTGTCACAGAAAAGATTGCCAAGACTGGAAAGACCATTAACGCCAAGGAGGTCGTTGAAGATGCTAGCACGTTGCCAGCGCTCGAGGCTGCTGCCTAA